Proteins found in one Corynebacterium freneyi genomic segment:
- a CDS encoding metallophosphoesterase family protein, whose amino-acid sequence MGTETSVGYTTGSVGSTVGSGAGPGARPISRRAALAGGAAGIGALLAATVVPKARAARTGGIEATDLEVVTVTPTSVTFGFASYTAPHPAYGPLRPTVPTLGEVALAPADDPIVAADPVGSEAIAGPAGSWIRPGMPDLPVVASSDSETGFHLITVDGLEPGREYVFECRCDGVPATPGLMTTNKPDSPEVSGRITTLTPPPGEHVATIAVLNDTHIGEEKHGLILGDFPEAIVQEPGLPPFPEVMLAAALAEIRDRGVGRVFVNGDTTSEARPHEMWRTDVGGLRVIGLDSSMLDESGGRIEDDQFAALESELAADAATNVDFVEFGSAAGYPGGYTLIHLHTGGYRVNFHRTGSPEALHWSSRSRWAMYGLNPEYTLGSTAHRNYVVERDLSGLAP is encoded by the coding sequence ATGGGCACTGAAACGAGCGTCGGCTACACCACCGGAAGCGTCGGAAGCACCGTCGGATCAGGTGCCGGGCCCGGCGCACGCCCCATCAGCAGGCGGGCGGCGCTGGCCGGAGGTGCCGCGGGCATCGGCGCGCTGCTGGCGGCGACCGTGGTCCCGAAGGCCCGGGCGGCGCGCACCGGCGGCATCGAGGCCACCGACCTGGAGGTCGTCACCGTCACTCCGACCTCGGTGACCTTCGGTTTCGCCTCCTACACCGCGCCGCATCCGGCCTACGGCCCGTTGCGCCCGACCGTCCCCACGCTCGGCGAGGTCGCGTTGGCCCCGGCCGATGACCCGATCGTCGCCGCCGATCCGGTGGGTTCCGAGGCCATCGCGGGACCGGCCGGTTCCTGGATCCGCCCCGGCATGCCGGACCTTCCGGTCGTCGCCTCGAGCGATTCGGAGACGGGCTTCCACTTGATCACCGTCGACGGTCTGGAACCCGGCCGGGAGTACGTCTTCGAGTGCCGATGCGACGGCGTGCCGGCCACTCCGGGGCTGATGACCACGAACAAGCCGGACTCCCCCGAGGTGTCGGGGCGCATCACCACCCTGACTCCCCCTCCGGGCGAGCACGTGGCCACCATCGCGGTCCTCAACGACACCCACATCGGCGAGGAAAAGCACGGCCTGATCCTCGGCGATTTCCCCGAGGCGATCGTGCAGGAACCGGGCCTGCCGCCGTTTCCCGAGGTCATGTTGGCCGCGGCGCTGGCCGAGATCCGCGATCGCGGCGTCGGGCGCGTCTTCGTCAACGGCGACACCACGTCCGAAGCACGACCGCACGAGATGTGGCGCACCGACGTCGGTGGCCTGCGGGTCATCGGCCTGGACTCGTCCATGCTCGACGAATCCGGCGGCCGCATCGAGGACGACCAGTTCGCCGCCCTCGAATCCGAGCTCGCCGCCGACGCGGCGACGAACGTCGATTTCGTGGAATTCGGTTCCGCCGCCGGCTACCCGGGCGGATACACGCTCATCCACCTGCACACGGGCGGCTACCGGGTGAACTTCCACCGCACCGGTTCCCCCGAGGCGCTGCACTGGTCGTCGCGCTCCCGGTGGGCGATGTACGGACTCAACCCCGAGTACACCCTCGGCTCCACCGCCCACCGCAATTACGTCGTCGAACGCGACCTGTCGGGTCTCGCCCCATAA
- the lysS gene encoding lysine--tRNA ligase, with protein MTDAKNTTANQDQKSATDLPEQLRIRRDKRAKLLAAGVEAYPVEVPRTHTLAQVRDQWGHLEPGEETQDVVTVVGRVIFVRNTGKLCFATLQEGDGTQLQAMLSLKEVGEDALAAWKADVDMGDFVIITGRVIASRRGELSVMATEWTMASKALRPLPFAHSDMSEDQRVRHRYTDLIMRPEARANAITRVKVIRELRHALERRGFLEVETPMLQTLHGGAAARPFVTHSNALDLDLYLRIAPELYLKRCVVGGLEKVFEINRNFRNEGIDSSHSPEFAMLEYYDAYGTYDDSARTVQEIIQEIAVAVFGSTTVTLADGTEYDFGGEWKQLEMYPSLNEALARKFPGQPEVTIDSTVEELTAIADVIGLEVPANAGWGHGKLVEEIWELLCEDQLDGPVFVRDFPVETSPLTRQHRSKPGVTEKWDLYVRGFELATGYSELVDPVIQRERFEDQARLAAGGDDEAMVLDEDFLHAMEQGMPPTTGVGMGVDRLLMAFTGLGIRETVLFPIVKPEQN; from the coding sequence GTGACTGACGCGAAGAACACCACCGCCAACCAGGACCAGAAGTCCGCCACCGACCTGCCCGAGCAGCTGCGCATCCGCCGCGACAAGCGCGCCAAGCTGCTCGCCGCCGGCGTCGAGGCCTACCCGGTCGAGGTGCCGCGCACCCACACGCTGGCGCAGGTCCGCGACCAGTGGGGCCACCTGGAGCCGGGCGAGGAGACCCAGGACGTGGTCACCGTCGTCGGCCGTGTCATCTTCGTGCGCAACACCGGCAAGCTGTGCTTCGCCACCCTGCAGGAGGGCGACGGCACCCAGCTGCAGGCCATGCTCAGCCTGAAGGAGGTCGGCGAGGATGCGCTGGCCGCCTGGAAGGCCGACGTGGACATGGGCGACTTCGTCATCATCACCGGCCGCGTCATCGCGTCGCGCCGCGGCGAACTGTCCGTCATGGCCACCGAGTGGACCATGGCGTCGAAGGCGCTGCGCCCCCTGCCGTTCGCCCACTCCGACATGAGCGAGGACCAGCGCGTCCGACACCGCTACACCGACCTGATCATGCGCCCGGAGGCCCGCGCCAACGCCATCACCCGCGTGAAGGTCATCCGCGAACTGCGCCACGCGCTGGAACGCCGCGGCTTCCTGGAGGTCGAGACCCCGATGCTGCAGACCCTGCACGGCGGCGCCGCGGCCCGCCCGTTCGTCACGCACTCCAATGCGCTGGACCTGGACCTGTACCTGCGCATCGCGCCGGAGCTGTACCTCAAGCGTTGCGTCGTCGGCGGTCTGGAAAAGGTCTTCGAGATCAACCGCAACTTCCGCAACGAGGGCATCGACTCCTCGCACTCGCCGGAGTTCGCCATGCTCGAGTACTACGACGCCTACGGCACCTACGACGACTCCGCCCGCACCGTGCAGGAGATCATCCAGGAAATCGCCGTCGCCGTGTTCGGCTCGACGACGGTGACGCTTGCCGACGGCACCGAGTACGACTTCGGCGGCGAGTGGAAGCAGCTGGAGATGTATCCCTCCCTCAACGAGGCCCTCGCCCGGAAGTTCCCGGGCCAGCCGGAGGTCACCATCGACTCGACCGTCGAGGAACTCACGGCCATCGCCGACGTCATCGGCCTCGAGGTGCCCGCCAACGCCGGGTGGGGCCACGGCAAGCTCGTCGAGGAGATCTGGGAGCTGCTGTGCGAGGACCAGCTCGACGGCCCGGTCTTCGTCCGCGACTTCCCGGTGGAGACCTCCCCGCTGACCCGCCAGCACCGCTCCAAGCCGGGCGTCACCGAAAAGTGGGACCTGTACGTCCGCGGCTTCGAGCTGGCCACCGGCTACTCCGAGCTGGTCGACCCGGTGATCCAGCGGGAGCGCTTCGAGGACCAGGCCCGCTTGGCCGCCGGCGGCGACGATGAGGCGATGGTCCTCGACGAGGACTTCCTCCACGCCATGGAACAGGGCATGCCGCCGACGACCGGCGTGGGCATGGGCGTCGACCGCCTGCTCATGGCCTTCACCGGCCTGGGCATCCGCGAGACGGTGCTGTTCCCGATCGTGAAGCCCGAGCAGAACTAG
- a CDS encoding carbohydrate kinase family protein, whose translation MIVVGGEMLVDLVPVAGTGPGGDGRNSGAAGAGEAAGATGTAPAGPDLRPHLGGGPFNVAIAAGRQGADVAFLSRVSTDAYGRAGLERLKGAGVDVAHVQRGGEPTTLAVTQIDADGSATYDFHWAGSADRLVADPGPIDADVVCLGTCSLVFEPGASVYETILFREADRGRVVALDPNVRPAIISDPARYRERFRSWLPHVTVLKLSDADLAWLYDDPGLDVHRACSEIAVEFGGAVVLTEGPDGATAFTPGGAATMAAPTVEVADTIGAGDTVMGTIVAEIDARLHDVDRTADRTSHDAPSDASPADVVRAWGPEQWAPILDRAVRAAAITVSRPGATPPDGGRIGLTAAPRGDGCSAPGWAVVKRWATL comes from the coding sequence ATGATCGTCGTTGGCGGAGAAATGTTGGTCGACCTGGTGCCCGTGGCGGGAACGGGGCCGGGTGGCGACGGAAGAAACAGCGGCGCCGCCGGGGCTGGGGAGGCGGCCGGTGCGACGGGCACCGCGCCGGCGGGCCCCGATCTGCGCCCGCACCTGGGTGGCGGTCCGTTCAACGTCGCCATCGCGGCGGGCCGCCAGGGGGCGGACGTCGCCTTCCTGTCGAGGGTGTCCACCGACGCCTACGGCCGCGCCGGGCTGGAGCGACTGAAAGGGGCGGGCGTCGACGTCGCCCATGTGCAGCGCGGCGGCGAACCGACGACGCTGGCGGTGACGCAGATCGACGCGGATGGGTCGGCGACCTACGACTTCCACTGGGCGGGCTCGGCCGACCGGCTGGTCGCCGACCCCGGGCCGATCGACGCCGACGTGGTGTGCCTGGGCACGTGTTCGCTGGTTTTCGAGCCGGGTGCGTCGGTCTACGAGACCATCCTGTTCCGTGAGGCAGACCGCGGCCGCGTCGTCGCGCTCGACCCGAACGTCCGCCCGGCCATCATCTCCGACCCCGCCCGGTACCGGGAGCGGTTCCGGTCGTGGTTGCCGCACGTCACGGTGCTCAAACTCTCCGACGCGGATTTGGCGTGGCTTTACGACGACCCGGGCCTCGACGTCCACCGTGCCTGCTCGGAGATCGCCGTGGAGTTCGGCGGCGCGGTGGTGCTGACGGAGGGCCCGGATGGCGCGACGGCGTTCACCCCCGGCGGGGCGGCGACGATGGCGGCGCCGACGGTGGAGGTCGCCGACACGATCGGGGCGGGCGACACCGTGATGGGCACGATCGTCGCCGAGATCGATGCCCGACTGCACGACGTCGACCGCACCGCCGACCGCACCTCCCACGACGCCCCCTCTGATGCGTCGCCGGCCGACGTCGTCCGCGCATGGGGCCCGGAACAGTGGGCCCCGATCCTCGACCGTGCGGTCCGGGCGGCGGCGATCACCGTGTCCCGTCCGGGCGCGACCCCCCCCGACGGCGGCCGAATTGGGTTGACCGCCGCACCCCGGGGCGACGGGTGCAGCGCGCCCGGATGGGCCGTCGTAAAGCGGTGGGCTACCCTGTGA